A stretch of the Macaca thibetana thibetana isolate TM-01 chromosome X, ASM2454274v1, whole genome shotgun sequence genome encodes the following:
- the LOC126946868 gene encoding sperm protein associated with the nucleus on the X chromosome N3, translating to MEKPTSSTNGEKMKSPCESNNKNDEMQEAPNKVLAPEQSLKKTNTPEYPIIFVYYHKKGKKINSNQLENDQSQENSIDPIQKEEDEGVDLSEGSSKEDEDLDSSEGPSKEDKDLDSSEGSTQEDEDLGLFEGSSQDSGED from the exons ATGGAAAAGCCAACTTCAAGCACCAATGGGGAGAAGATGAAGAGCCCCTGTGAATCCAACAACAAAAATGACGAG ATGCAGGAGGCACCAAACAAAGTCTTAGCCCCTGAACAGAgtttgaaaaagacaaatacaccAGAATATCCAATAATATTTGTGTATTACCACAAGaagggtaagaaaataaattcaaaccaACTGGAGAATGACCAGTCCCAAGAGAACTCCATTGATCCAATCCAAAAGGAGGAGGACGAAGGCGTAGACTTATCTGAAGGATCTTCAAAGGAGGATGAAGACTTAGACTCATCTGAAGGACCTTCAAAAGAGGACAAAGACCTAGACTCATCTGAAGGATCCACACAGGAGGATGAAGACCTAGGCTTATTTGAAGGATCTTCACAGGATAGTGGGGAGGATTAG